A region of Pyxidicoccus parkwaysis DNA encodes the following proteins:
- a CDS encoding LA_2272 family surface repeat-containing protein, translating into MKRKVSVCAGVMAAVVAFSANAEEPNAGVQAFESAPAHPDAGGDVVAAPAVEGPGAEKAMTVPPLVDAAVGGAVSTAPAADTSVVEKAKAEPAPSAEAPEVHIPFSLSLVPGISTSGFHTSNVVNTVSIGLVATHAKRVDGVAMSVGANWVEAGMTGAQLTVGANVSRGPVSGAQLAVGGNLSGGDFLGVQSSVGANVVRGAMEGAQLTVGVNTVAGTVNGAQLGVGANVATGAVRGAQLAVGVNVAGSPMRGLQMAAGANVASEMSGVQMSSGVSIARHINGGQVSIINVGGAVEGAQVGLVNVAGHVDGTQVGLINVAGHTEGESVGLLSFVGNGQANLALWSSDVSLTNVGVKLGSKHLYTLLTAGFTPARGGERRRYTVGAGFGGHIPLERFFVDVDLVGSSLHSKKWFSDESSEHVLGQLRVMGGWQVARHFAVFGGVSANTLVSWNGSDRWNDVGIGPQWREVSDSGRTVVRTWPGVLAGVQL; encoded by the coding sequence ATGAAGCGCAAGGTCTCCGTGTGTGCGGGCGTCATGGCGGCGGTGGTGGCGTTCTCGGCCAACGCCGAGGAGCCCAATGCAGGCGTGCAGGCGTTCGAGTCGGCTCCCGCGCACCCCGATGCGGGCGGCGACGTGGTGGCGGCTCCCGCCGTCGAGGGCCCGGGAGCGGAGAAGGCCATGACGGTGCCTCCGCTCGTGGACGCGGCGGTGGGCGGAGCGGTGAGCACGGCCCCGGCGGCGGACACGTCGGTGGTGGAGAAGGCCAAGGCCGAGCCCGCCCCGAGCGCCGAGGCTCCCGAGGTCCACATCCCGTTCAGCCTCTCGCTGGTGCCGGGCATCAGCACCTCGGGCTTCCACACGAGCAACGTGGTCAACACCGTGTCCATCGGCCTCGTCGCCACGCACGCGAAGCGGGTGGACGGCGTGGCCATGTCGGTGGGCGCCAACTGGGTGGAGGCTGGGATGACGGGCGCGCAGCTCACGGTGGGCGCCAACGTGTCGCGCGGTCCGGTGTCGGGCGCGCAGCTCGCGGTGGGTGGCAACCTGTCCGGGGGGGACTTCCTCGGCGTGCAGTCCAGCGTGGGCGCCAACGTGGTGCGCGGGGCGATGGAGGGCGCGCAGCTCACGGTGGGCGTCAACACGGTGGCGGGCACCGTGAATGGCGCGCAGCTCGGCGTGGGTGCCAACGTGGCAACGGGGGCCGTGCGCGGCGCGCAGCTCGCGGTGGGCGTCAACGTGGCGGGCAGCCCGATGCGCGGGCTCCAGATGGCGGCGGGCGCCAACGTGGCCTCGGAGATGTCGGGCGTGCAGATGTCCTCGGGCGTCAGCATCGCGCGGCACATCAACGGCGGGCAGGTGTCCATCATCAACGTGGGCGGCGCGGTGGAGGGCGCGCAGGTGGGGCTCGTCAACGTGGCGGGCCACGTGGACGGCACGCAGGTGGGGCTCATCAACGTGGCGGGGCACACGGAGGGCGAGTCCGTGGGCCTCTTGAGCTTCGTGGGCAACGGGCAGGCGAATCTCGCGCTGTGGAGCAGCGACGTGTCGCTCACCAACGTGGGCGTGAAGCTGGGCAGCAAGCACCTCTACACGCTGCTCACGGCGGGCTTCACGCCGGCCCGGGGCGGAGAGCGGCGCCGCTACACCGTGGGCGCGGGCTTCGGTGGACACATCCCGCTGGAGCGCTTCTTCGTGGACGTGGACCTGGTGGGCAGCAGCCTGCACTCGAAGAAGTGGTTCAGCGACGAGTCGAGCGAGCACGTGCTCGGGCAGCTTCGGGTGATGGGGGGCTGGCAGGTGGCGCGGCACTTCGCGGTGTTCGGCGGCGTCAGCGCCAACACGCTCGTCTCGTGGAATGGGAGCGACCGCTGGAATGACGTGGGCATCGGTCCCCAGTGGCGCGAGGTCTCCGACAGCGGCCGCACCGTCGTGCGCA
- a CDS encoding aldo/keto reductase: MLTRPIPSTGEALPVIGLGTWQTFDVGTAPSEREPLAEVLRRFLASGARLIDSSPMYGRAETVTGDLLEKLGELKTPFLASKVWTTGKAEGLAGMRDSIQRMGHGRMDLMQVHNLVDWRTQLPMLREWKAQGRIRYVGVTHYSRSAFDDLERFIREEKLDFVQLPYSLAQRDAEARLLPAAAEHGVAVLVMQPFASGSLFQRVRGKKVPEWASEFDCTTWAQFFLKFILGHPAVHCPLPATSSPEHVADNLRAGFGRLPDEKQRARMARFLEG; this comes from the coding sequence ATGCTCACCCGTCCCATCCCCAGCACAGGCGAAGCGCTGCCCGTCATCGGGCTCGGCACCTGGCAGACGTTCGACGTGGGCACCGCCCCCTCCGAGCGCGAGCCTCTCGCCGAGGTCCTCCGCCGCTTCCTCGCCTCGGGCGCGCGCCTCATCGACTCCTCGCCCATGTACGGCCGCGCCGAGACAGTCACGGGTGATTTGCTCGAGAAGCTCGGCGAGCTGAAGACGCCCTTCCTCGCCTCCAAGGTGTGGACCACCGGCAAGGCCGAGGGGCTCGCGGGAATGCGCGACTCCATCCAGCGCATGGGCCACGGCCGCATGGACCTGATGCAGGTCCACAACCTCGTGGACTGGCGCACGCAATTGCCCATGCTGCGCGAGTGGAAGGCGCAGGGCCGCATCCGCTACGTCGGCGTCACCCACTACTCACGCAGCGCCTTCGACGACCTGGAGCGCTTCATCCGCGAGGAGAAGCTGGACTTCGTGCAGCTCCCCTACTCCCTCGCGCAGCGCGACGCGGAGGCGCGCCTGCTCCCCGCCGCCGCCGAGCACGGCGTGGCCGTCCTCGTCATGCAGCCCTTCGCCTCCGGCTCCCTCTTCCAGCGGGTGCGCGGGAAGAAGGTGCCGGAGTGGGCCTCGGAGTTCGACTGCACCACCTGGGCGCAGTTCTTCCTCAAGTTCATCCTCGGCCACCCCGCCGTGCACTGCCCGCTCCCCGCCACGAGCAGCCCCGAGCACGTCGCCGACAACCTGCGCGCCGGCTTCGGCCGCCTCCCCGACGAGAAGCAGCGCGCCCGCATGGCCCGCTTCCTCGAGGGCTGA
- a CDS encoding pyridoxamine 5'-phosphate oxidase family protein — MASKKKDTHEVVQHFGDLIKGIKVAMMTTVEEDGSLRSRPMWTHDRDFDGELWFFTREHSHKVDEVEHDHHVSLAYADPTRDRYVSVSGRCRLVRDKDKARELWNPTLKAWFPDGLDDPELALLCVRVERAEYWDTPSSRMVQLAGMVKAALTGESYKPGDNQKLDMGDAPLTH, encoded by the coding sequence ATGGCGAGCAAGAAGAAGGACACGCACGAGGTCGTCCAGCACTTCGGAGACCTCATCAAGGGCATCAAGGTCGCGATGATGACCACCGTGGAGGAGGACGGCTCGCTGCGCAGCCGCCCCATGTGGACCCACGACCGGGACTTCGACGGCGAGCTGTGGTTCTTCACCCGCGAGCACTCGCACAAGGTGGATGAAGTCGAGCACGACCACCACGTCAGCCTCGCGTACGCGGACCCCACGCGCGACCGCTACGTCTCCGTCAGCGGCCGCTGCCGTCTCGTGCGTGACAAGGACAAGGCCCGCGAGCTGTGGAACCCCACCCTCAAGGCCTGGTTCCCTGACGGGCTGGATGATCCAGAGCTCGCCCTCTTGTGCGTGCGCGTGGAGCGCGCCGAGTACTGGGACACGCCCAGCAGCCGCATGGTGCAGCTCGCCGGCATGGTGAAGGCCGCCCTCACCGGCGAGTCGTACAAGCCCGGAGACAACCAGAAGCTCGACATGGGAGACGCCCCGCTCACGCACTGA
- a CDS encoding inositol-3-phosphate synthase, giving the protein MENKRKVTKPEGKLAVLVPGLGAVSTTLMAGVELARQGKGLPIGSLTQMGTARLGKRTDGRTVKLNELVPLAELNDVAFGAWDIISEDAYQVAMRSGVLNDKHLEQVKPFLQSIKPKKGVHDAEFVRRIEANHTKSTKTHRESIEALRQDIRDFKKELNAKRAVMVVCSSVETFRPLPEAFKTLAAFEKALDENSPDINPTALYTYAALKEGVPFANATPNASVDTPALQELAKQEGIPVAGRDLKSGQTMMKTVIAPALKARMLGLDGWFSTNILGNRDGEVLDDPAAFKAKEVTKSSVLDTILQPEVYPDLYKKYSHKVSIHYYPPRGDAKEGWDNIDIVGWLGYPMQIKVNFLCRDSILAAPLVLDIALFLDLAKRLEWRGIQEWMSFYFKSPMAQPGLPVEHDLFIQLTKLKNTLRVVAGEEPITHLGLDYYGDDLPLSK; this is encoded by the coding sequence ATGGAAAACAAGAGGAAGGTCACGAAGCCCGAGGGCAAGCTGGCGGTGCTGGTGCCGGGCCTGGGGGCGGTCTCCACGACGCTGATGGCCGGCGTGGAGCTGGCGCGTCAGGGCAAGGGCCTCCCCATCGGCTCGCTGACGCAGATGGGCACCGCCCGTCTGGGGAAGCGGACCGATGGCCGCACCGTGAAGCTCAACGAGCTGGTGCCCCTGGCCGAGCTGAACGACGTCGCGTTCGGCGCGTGGGACATCATCAGCGAGGACGCGTACCAGGTGGCGATGCGCTCCGGCGTGCTCAATGACAAGCACCTGGAGCAGGTGAAGCCGTTCCTCCAGTCCATCAAGCCGAAGAAGGGCGTGCACGACGCCGAGTTCGTCCGCCGCATCGAGGCGAACCACACCAAGTCCACCAAGACGCACCGCGAGAGCATCGAGGCGCTGCGCCAGGACATCCGCGACTTCAAGAAGGAGCTCAACGCCAAGCGCGCCGTGATGGTGGTGTGCAGCAGCGTGGAGACCTTCCGCCCGCTGCCGGAGGCGTTCAAGACGCTGGCCGCCTTCGAGAAGGCGCTCGACGAGAACAGCCCGGACATCAACCCCACCGCGCTCTACACCTACGCGGCGCTGAAGGAGGGCGTGCCCTTCGCCAACGCCACGCCCAACGCCTCGGTGGACACGCCCGCGCTGCAGGAGCTGGCGAAGCAGGAGGGCATCCCCGTCGCCGGCAGAGACCTCAAGAGCGGCCAGACGATGATGAAGACCGTCATCGCCCCCGCCCTCAAGGCGCGCATGCTGGGCCTCGACGGCTGGTTCTCCACCAACATCCTCGGCAACCGCGACGGCGAGGTGCTCGACGACCCCGCGGCCTTCAAGGCCAAGGAGGTCACCAAGTCGAGCGTGCTGGACACCATCCTCCAGCCGGAGGTCTACCCGGACCTCTACAAGAAGTACTCGCACAAGGTGTCCATCCACTACTACCCGCCCCGCGGCGACGCAAAGGAGGGTTGGGACAACATCGACATCGTCGGGTGGCTCGGCTACCCGATGCAGATCAAGGTCAACTTCCTCTGCCGCGACTCCATCCTCGCGGCGCCGCTGGTCCTGGACATCGCCCTGTTCCTGGACCTGGCGAAGCGGCTGGAGTGGCGCGGCATCCAGGAGTGGATGTCCTTCTACTTCAAGAGCCCCATGGCGCAGCCGGGGCTCCCCGTGGAGCACGACCTGTTCATCCAGCTCACCAAGCTGAAGAACACGCTGCGCGTCGTGGCTGGCGAAGAACCCATCACCCACCTTGGACTCGACTACTACGGGGATGACCTCCCGCTCTCCAAGTAG
- a CDS encoding phosphatase PAP2 family protein, producing MTSRSPSRATPLTWLVTFLATGHVVLVAATGRIRWDHVLADVLLMGVAWAGPRTRRFLAGAFPLWLTGMLLDSQGLWLFVRGPIHTGDLWQLERHLFPAPGGINWPEWWSTHFTPALDLLTGFAYAAYLYEVFAVAIFFFVKKDTRFERVCWAFLLVNAIGVVIYLVYPAAPPWYILKYGPGPADLAAAPSPAGTARFDALLGIHYFASFYSRNTNVFGAMPSLHAAYPFMMVLFLWHKGWAWRVPAMLFSALVAFSAIYLTHHYILDVLAGLTVALAAFLVVEAVFARRPASLPMAVPLTTSRGDTRA from the coding sequence ATGACCTCCCGCTCTCCAAGTAGAGCCACGCCACTCACGTGGCTCGTCACCTTCCTGGCGACGGGCCACGTGGTGCTGGTGGCAGCCACCGGCCGCATCCGGTGGGACCACGTCCTGGCGGACGTGCTGCTGATGGGGGTGGCCTGGGCGGGCCCCCGGACGCGGCGCTTCCTGGCAGGCGCGTTCCCGCTATGGCTGACCGGTATGCTGCTGGACAGCCAGGGGCTCTGGCTGTTCGTCCGGGGTCCCATCCATACGGGCGACTTGTGGCAGTTGGAGCGTCACCTCTTCCCCGCCCCCGGAGGCATCAACTGGCCCGAGTGGTGGTCTACACACTTCACTCCGGCGCTGGACCTGCTCACGGGCTTCGCCTACGCGGCGTACCTTTACGAAGTCTTCGCCGTGGCCATCTTCTTCTTCGTGAAGAAGGACACGCGCTTCGAAAGAGTGTGCTGGGCCTTCCTGCTGGTGAACGCCATTGGCGTGGTCATCTACCTCGTCTATCCGGCGGCGCCGCCCTGGTACATCCTGAAGTACGGTCCCGGTCCCGCGGACCTCGCCGCGGCGCCCAGCCCCGCGGGCACGGCGCGCTTCGACGCACTGTTGGGCATCCACTACTTCGCCAGCTTCTACTCGCGGAACACCAACGTCTTCGGGGCCATGCCGTCGCTGCACGCGGCCTACCCGTTCATGATGGTGCTGTTCCTGTGGCACAAGGGCTGGGCCTGGCGCGTGCCGGCGATGCTGTTCTCCGCGCTCGTGGCCTTCTCCGCCATCTACCTGACGCACCACTACATCCTGGACGTGCTCGCGGGCCTGACGGTGGCCCTCGCCGCCTTCCTGGTGGTGGAAGCGGTATTCGCACGCCGCCCGGCCTCGCTGCCCATGGCCGTGCCCCTGACGACTTCCAGAGGAGACACCCGTGCTTGA
- a CDS encoding GtrA family protein has product MLENLMAWLTGNLSPSARIWTALAPAILACAYFLGGLLLFCVRCAFKGIPRDEETLKRGSTVLVGFFLRHYFFWVIQPLWTVILRSGLPANALSMLSGLLGISAGVALAAGRFALGGWLFLFAGILDVMDGRIARTRKEANPAGAALDSVLDRYVDSAMLMGLAWYYRDTWVLLPALLALLGSSLVPYVRAKGEGLGVSVRDGAMQRLERVLFLGVGTALSPILEAVFWPEEKHPMHWLAVVGLVFVSIMSNYTAITRFRNLVKALAPKRQEARSEKAILGLNAVAGAVATAADFALVLVLVEWLGMLPAWATVVGSVLGAVVNYSINRVFTFRSNGALARQMARYAVVSGTSALLNAGGVALFTLHPQLPYALGWWLVRGVVYFAWNLPLQRDYVFNDNASTDALMEQRPHAA; this is encoded by the coding sequence GTGCTTGAGAACCTGATGGCCTGGCTGACCGGAAACCTGTCTCCGTCGGCCCGCATCTGGACGGCGCTGGCCCCGGCAATCCTGGCCTGTGCCTACTTCCTCGGAGGACTGCTGCTCTTCTGTGTGCGCTGCGCCTTCAAGGGCATCCCTCGTGACGAGGAGACGCTGAAGCGCGGCTCCACGGTGCTGGTGGGCTTCTTCCTCCGGCACTACTTCTTCTGGGTCATCCAGCCCCTGTGGACGGTGATTCTGCGCTCGGGGCTGCCGGCCAACGCGCTGTCCATGCTGTCGGGCCTCTTGGGCATCTCCGCCGGCGTGGCGCTGGCGGCGGGCCGCTTCGCGCTGGGCGGCTGGCTCTTCCTCTTCGCGGGCATCCTGGACGTCATGGACGGCCGCATCGCGCGCACGCGCAAGGAGGCCAACCCGGCCGGCGCGGCGCTGGACTCGGTGCTGGACCGCTACGTCGACTCGGCGATGCTGATGGGCCTGGCCTGGTACTACCGGGACACGTGGGTGCTCCTGCCCGCGCTGCTGGCGCTGCTGGGCTCGTCGCTGGTGCCGTACGTGCGCGCCAAGGGCGAGGGCCTGGGCGTGAGCGTCCGTGACGGTGCGATGCAGCGGCTGGAGCGCGTGCTCTTCCTGGGCGTGGGCACGGCGCTGTCTCCGATTCTGGAGGCCGTCTTCTGGCCGGAAGAGAAGCACCCCATGCACTGGCTGGCGGTGGTGGGCCTGGTGTTCGTGTCCATCATGAGCAACTACACGGCCATCACCCGCTTCCGGAACCTGGTGAAGGCGCTGGCGCCGAAGCGGCAGGAGGCGCGCTCGGAGAAGGCGATTCTGGGCCTCAACGCGGTGGCGGGCGCGGTGGCCACGGCGGCGGACTTCGCGCTGGTGCTGGTGCTGGTGGAGTGGCTGGGCATGCTGCCCGCGTGGGCCACCGTGGTGGGCTCCGTGCTGGGCGCGGTGGTGAACTACTCCATCAACCGCGTCTTCACCTTCCGGAGCAACGGCGCGCTGGCGCGGCAGATGGCGCGTTACGCGGTGGTGAGCGGCACGAGCGCGTTGCTCAACGCGGGCGGCGTGGCGCTGTTCACGTTGCATCCGCAACTGCCTTACGCCTTGGGTTGGTGGCTTGTTCGTGGCGTCGTCTACTTCGCGTGGAACCTGCCCCTGCAGCGCGATTATGTCTTCAACGACAACGCGTCGACGGATGCCCTCATGGAGCAGCGCCCGCATGCTGCGTAA
- a CDS encoding protein-tyrosine phosphatase family protein, protein MSVSLLRDVHHVPGVRGWVRKQVLRSVARCVEWTTKLPGQGLNLSQVNDWLHVGGGVPRSRFAELKALGITAVIDLRAERCDDAQALAALGIELLNLPVTDRYPPSVEQLMRGVEWALPRLEQGGHLFTHCEHGVGRGPLMGLAVMVARGWEAPVAYRELRKARWQSTLNDRQLGGLADFVEAWKARTSERAA, encoded by the coding sequence GTGAGCGTGTCGCTGCTCCGCGACGTGCACCATGTGCCGGGCGTGCGAGGCTGGGTGCGCAAGCAGGTGCTGCGCTCGGTGGCGCGCTGCGTGGAGTGGACCACGAAGCTTCCCGGACAGGGCCTCAACCTGTCGCAGGTGAATGACTGGCTGCACGTGGGCGGCGGAGTGCCTCGCTCCCGGTTCGCGGAGCTGAAGGCGCTGGGCATCACCGCGGTGATTGATTTGCGCGCGGAGCGCTGTGACGACGCGCAGGCGTTGGCGGCGCTGGGTATTGAATTGCTGAACCTGCCGGTGACGGACCGCTATCCGCCGTCGGTGGAGCAGTTGATGCGCGGGGTGGAGTGGGCGCTGCCCCGGCTGGAGCAGGGCGGGCATCTCTTCACCCACTGCGAGCACGGCGTGGGACGTGGCCCGCTGATGGGCCTGGCCGTCATGGTGGCGCGCGGCTGGGAGGCGCCCGTGGCGTACCGCGAGCTGCGCAAGGCGCGGTGGCAGTCCACGCTGAATGACCGGCAGCTCGGTGGTCTCGCGGACTTCGTCGAGGCCTGGAAGGCCCGGACGTCCGAGCGCGCGGCGTAG
- a CDS encoding AraC family transcriptional regulator encodes MGDVVELRAASRYECRMPSEPHSTKHDILPSRREFEEKRLPVLVERLQVRSPVPRGPSAVHTYAVVILVTRGQSQVRHAGEWMLRAGDVHLIPPGDPHRMGVSDAEGWGLGFHPEVLGGAGGEGASLLGPWLRVRQGCHPVLQPTLAQRRRLLRWMRLLKDEVSRAERGSEEAVISLLRLVLIELERVSRPAAVPESPSAGLSRKALTYIETHCVEPLSLAKVAKAVGRSAAHVAGVVRQETGRTVGEWILECRMAEARRRLRVTDERVDIIGERVGYADVTHFIRQFRRVHGVTPAAWRRRVSTPAT; translated from the coding sequence ATGGGTGACGTGGTTGAGCTGCGCGCGGCATCCCGCTACGAATGCCGCATGCCCTCCGAGCCGCACTCGACGAAGCACGACATCCTGCCGTCGCGAAGGGAGTTCGAGGAGAAGCGGCTCCCCGTCCTGGTGGAGCGGCTGCAGGTCCGCTCTCCCGTCCCGCGAGGGCCCTCGGCCGTCCACACGTACGCCGTCGTCATCCTGGTGACGCGAGGCCAATCCCAGGTGCGGCACGCGGGCGAGTGGATGCTGCGCGCGGGAGACGTGCACCTTATTCCTCCGGGAGACCCACACCGCATGGGCGTGTCGGACGCGGAGGGCTGGGGGCTCGGCTTCCATCCGGAGGTGCTGGGAGGCGCGGGAGGGGAGGGGGCCTCGCTGCTCGGGCCCTGGCTGCGCGTGCGCCAGGGCTGTCATCCCGTGCTGCAACCCACGCTCGCGCAGCGGCGCCGGCTGCTGCGGTGGATGCGGCTCTTGAAGGACGAGGTGTCGAGAGCGGAGCGAGGCAGCGAAGAGGCCGTCATCTCGCTGCTGAGGCTGGTGCTCATCGAACTGGAGCGCGTGTCCCGGCCCGCCGCCGTGCCCGAGTCACCGTCGGCGGGCCTGAGCCGCAAGGCGCTCACGTACATCGAGACCCACTGTGTCGAGCCCCTGTCGCTCGCGAAGGTGGCGAAGGCGGTGGGGCGCTCCGCGGCGCACGTGGCGGGAGTGGTGAGGCAGGAGACGGGCCGCACCGTGGGCGAGTGGATACTCGAGTGCCGCATGGCCGAGGCCCGGCGCCGCCTGCGCGTCACGGACGAGCGCGTGGACATCATCGGCGAGCGCGTGGGCTACGCGGACGTGACGCACTTCATCCGCCAGTTCCGCCGCGTGCACGGCGTCACTCCGGCCGCATGGAGGCGCCGGGTGTCGACTCCGGCGACGTGA
- a CDS encoding NAD(P)/FAD-dependent oxidoreductase, producing MDAAKAVDVVIVGGGPAGLSAALILGRARKKVLLCDAGPARNAAAEHIQGFVTRDGTPPREFRRIGREQLQPYDVEVRDGVRITGIERIGPRFRVLMDDGASVDTRRVVLATGMVDLVPDLPGYRELWGKAIFQCPYCHGWEIREGAWGVHASSEMMLDFAMFVTGWTRDVVVFTEGAFPVSAEKRAQLERAGVRLEERRIRRFVPTADGDALEAVELEDGARVPREFIFARPPQRQVELVQRLGLALDELGFVKVNESQETSVPGIHASGDLTTMMQGALVAASQGAMAAYRMTHVMNLEAAGVAHG from the coding sequence ATGGACGCGGCGAAGGCAGTGGACGTGGTGATTGTGGGTGGCGGCCCGGCGGGCCTGAGCGCGGCGCTGATTCTGGGCCGCGCGCGGAAGAAGGTGCTCCTCTGCGACGCGGGCCCGGCCCGCAACGCGGCAGCCGAGCACATCCAGGGCTTCGTCACCCGAGACGGCACCCCGCCCAGGGAGTTCCGTCGCATCGGCCGCGAGCAGCTCCAGCCCTACGACGTCGAGGTGCGCGACGGTGTGCGCATCACCGGCATCGAGCGCATCGGCCCCCGCTTCCGCGTGCTGATGGACGACGGTGCCTCGGTGGACACGCGGCGCGTGGTGCTCGCCACCGGCATGGTGGACCTGGTGCCGGACCTGCCCGGCTACAGGGAGCTGTGGGGCAAGGCCATCTTCCAGTGCCCCTACTGCCACGGCTGGGAAATCCGTGAAGGCGCGTGGGGCGTGCACGCCTCGTCGGAGATGATGCTCGACTTCGCCATGTTCGTGACGGGGTGGACCCGCGACGTGGTGGTCTTCACCGAGGGCGCCTTTCCCGTGTCCGCGGAGAAGCGGGCGCAGCTGGAGCGGGCCGGTGTCCGCCTGGAGGAGCGGCGCATCCGCCGCTTCGTGCCCACGGCGGATGGAGACGCGCTGGAGGCGGTGGAATTGGAGGACGGCGCGCGGGTGCCGCGCGAGTTCATCTTCGCCCGTCCGCCGCAGCGGCAGGTGGAGCTGGTGCAGCGGCTGGGGCTCGCGCTGGATGAGCTGGGCTTCGTCAAGGTGAACGAGAGCCAGGAGACGTCCGTCCCCGGCATCCACGCGAGCGGTGACCTCACGACGATGATGCAGGGCGCGCTGGTGGCCGCGTCGCAGGGCGCGATGGCGGCCTACAGGATGACGCACGTCATGAACCTGGAAGCCGCGGGCGTCGCTCATGGGTGA
- a CDS encoding LLM class flavin-dependent oxidoreductase: MIPFSVLDLSPIPQGSDAGQALRNTLDLARHAEKWGFQRYWLAEHHNMTGIASAATSVVICHVASGTSTIRVGAGGVMLPNHAPLVIAEQFGTLESLFPGRIDLGLGRAPGTDQRTARALRRDLMSSAESFPQDVMELQAWFEPATPQQAVRAVPGAGLRVPIWLLGSSLFSAQLAAALGLPFAFASHFAPDHMMQALHLYRTQFKPSASLQKPYAMLGLNLFAADTDAEAQRLATSLQQAFINLHRGTPGPLSPPVDSMEGRWTESERAYLEHIFSCTVVGSPATVRRGLEAFIQRTGADELMISGQIFDHAARLHSFEIAARVHDAMSMDGAFKRPDTSSTAEAR, translated from the coding sequence ATGATTCCTTTTTCCGTCCTCGACCTCTCCCCCATCCCCCAGGGCAGCGACGCCGGCCAGGCCCTCCGGAACACGCTGGACCTGGCGCGCCACGCGGAGAAGTGGGGCTTCCAGCGCTACTGGCTGGCCGAGCACCACAACATGACGGGCATCGCCAGCGCGGCGACGTCGGTGGTCATCTGCCACGTGGCCAGCGGCACCTCCACCATCCGCGTCGGCGCGGGCGGCGTCATGCTCCCCAACCACGCGCCGCTGGTCATCGCCGAGCAGTTCGGCACGCTGGAATCGCTCTTCCCCGGCCGCATCGACCTGGGCCTCGGCCGCGCGCCGGGCACGGACCAGCGCACCGCGCGCGCCCTGCGCCGTGACTTGATGAGCAGCGCGGAGAGCTTCCCGCAAGACGTCATGGAATTGCAGGCCTGGTTCGAGCCCGCCACGCCCCAGCAGGCCGTCCGCGCGGTGCCGGGCGCGGGGCTGCGAGTCCCCATCTGGCTGCTCGGCTCCAGCCTTTTCAGCGCGCAGCTCGCGGCGGCGCTCGGCCTGCCCTTCGCCTTCGCGTCGCACTTCGCGCCGGACCACATGATGCAGGCGCTGCACCTCTACCGGACGCAATTCAAACCGTCCGCGTCGCTGCAGAAGCCCTACGCCATGCTTGGCCTCAACCTCTTCGCGGCGGACACGGACGCGGAGGCGCAGCGGCTGGCCACGTCGCTACAGCAGGCCTTCATCAACCTGCACCGTGGCACGCCGGGCCCGCTCTCGCCACCCGTGGACAGCATGGAGGGCCGCTGGACGGAGTCGGAGCGCGCGTACCTGGAGCACATCTTCTCGTGCACCGTCGTCGGCTCGCCGGCCACGGTGCGCCGGGGGCTGGAGGCCTTCATCCAGCGCACCGGCGCGGACGAGCTGATGATTTCGGGCCAGATTTTCGACCACGCCGCGCGGCTGCACTCGTTCGAAATCGCCGCGCGCGTCCATGACGCCATGTCCATGGACGGCGCCTTCAAGCGCCCCGACACCAGCTCCACGGCCGAGGCCCGCTGA